In Elusimicrobiota bacterium, the DNA window GTTCCATGTTGCGGTCTACGGGCAGAAGCCCCACGTTGAACTTCAAAGAGGGATGCGAGGGGGCGTTGAAACTGGCATAAGCATGCTGAAAAGCCACCACCTCGGAACCGGAGGAGCCGGTGCCCTCCACCATGAGCGCGTTCCACTTGGCGGCGGACATGTTGCTGAGGCGGGCGGAAAAGGAAAGGTCGTCGTTGATCTTCGCGTCGGCGTCCAGCCAGTACATGTTAAAAACGACGTTCTTTCGCAGTGTCGTTTTTTTCATGACGCCGGTGGTTTTATTGTTGCGGACTTCGGCGCTGCTGTCGTAATCCCACAGGAACAGGCCCCCGCCGCCCCATTTGATATCCGCGGACCGGGCTTCGCATCGGAATACCATTATGACCAATCCCGCCGCAATTAAAATTTTGAGTCTGGCCATTCTACGCTTTCCCCCCGTTCACGGCGGGTCCCGCAGCTACGGCAGGGCCGCCTTTCGGCTTCGACATAAAAAGACCGACGATCGCGGCCGCAAAAAGTCCGGCGGCCACCGTCATGAACGTCGTCACGCCGGGGTCCCGCCCGGGAAAGAGCGCCGTCACCTTCAGGGCGAGCGGCGAAAGGAATTGCCCGAGGAAAATACCGCCGCCGACAACGGCCATCCCCAGTGCCCGCGATTGCGGCTCCACCGTTTTCTGGACCGTGAGAAATAGCGCCGGCACCAGCACGCCCGAGCTGAAACCGATCAGGGGGACGCTTGCAAAAACCATCCACAGCGACGTGGACCGTCCCAGAATATAAAAACCGAGTCCCATCAGTGCGATGCAAAAGGGATAGGCTAACCTTCCCATCCGCCGGGACAATAACGGCAGCAGCAGGCCCGACAGAACTCCGCCCAGCGTCATGACCGAGAGCGCATAGCCGGCGATGGCCGGGCGGCCCAGCCTTTCCGCGAGGATGACCAGGCGTTTGTCTTCCTTCTGCACCAGGTATTCCCGGGCGGCGTCGCGGATCTTCCATTTTTTCCCGGGTTCCTCTGCCGATAACAAGACGGGCTCCTTAAGAGTTATTCCGCTGTCCCGGAACGCCGCCAGGGTAATATCCGAAACTGTCCCGGTTTCCAAATGCTGGCGGAGGTCTTCCGCGTTCTTGAACAGCGGCTTTTGGGAGTAAAAGAGGGTCCTTTGGCTTTCTATGAAGAGCGCCAGGTTGGTGGGCAGGGCGTAGAACGCGATCATCATCAGAAGGCCGTACAGGGAACAGCGGAACACCGAGCCGTTCAAACGCGCCGGACCGGCTGACGCCTGCGCCCGGGGTTCCGGAAGCCACAGGAAGGTCATGACCATAGTGACCAGGGACAGCGCGTACACCCCGAACGACAGGCGCCAGCTTATGCAGGCCAGCCAGCCGGAAACGGATAAAAAGGCCACGCCACCGATATTGTTGACCGCTCCCGAAAGCCCCATCATTTTGGTGCGGGCCTCCCCCTCGAAGAAATCGGCGATCAGCGTGGTGGAAAGGGGCATGATCAAACCGATGCCTATGCCCAGAATGGCGCGTATGACCAGCAATTGCGGAATGGTCCGGGCGAACCCGCCGCCGACGCCGGCCACGCAATAAATAGCCAGTCCCCAGAAAAGGATGGACTTTTTACTTACGCGGATAGCCAGCCAGCCGGACAAAAGGGCGAACGGGGTGATCAGCAGGGAAGGCATGGTAAG includes these proteins:
- a CDS encoding MFS transporter, whose amino-acid sequence is MNRRLTLSILSVSLLTIMASAAISPALAKIAQAFPGADKTLIKLILTMPSLLITPFALLSGWLAIRVSKKSILFWGLAIYCVAGVGGGFARTIPQLLVIRAILGIGIGLIMPLSTTLIADFFEGEARTKMMGLSGAVNNIGGVAFLSVSGWLACISWRLSFGVYALSLVTMVMTFLWLPEPRAQASAGPARLNGSVFRCSLYGLLMMIAFYALPTNLALFIESQRTLFYSQKPLFKNAEDLRQHLETGTVSDITLAAFRDSGITLKEPVLLSAEEPGKKWKIRDAAREYLVQKEDKRLVILAERLGRPAIAGYALSVMTLGGVLSGLLLPLLSRRMGRLAYPFCIALMGLGFYILGRSTSLWMVFASVPLIGFSSGVLVPALFLTVQKTVEPQSRALGMAVVGGGIFLGQFLSPLALKVTALFPGRDPGVTTFMTVAAGLFAAAIVGLFMSKPKGGPAVAAGPAVNGGKA